In the Silvanigrella aquatica genome, GATTCAAAATAGTTTTTACCAACTTGAATTTCAAGCGGGAAAGGGTTGGAACGTTTCTTAATTTCATCATCGATATTATCTTGATTTCCAACAAGAAGAAGTGTTCCGTTAAATTCAGTGGTTTTTGATATACGATTAATTTCATCTTTAAGTTGGCTAAATTCCTTATTTAAGAAGCCTCTTTCTGTGTTACCAATGGTATCACTTGCACCTTGAATGGAAAGTTCGCGTAGCCTAGTTAATATGTTTCCTATTTCGCTTAAGCCACCTTCTGCCGTTTGAATTAAGGAAACACCATCGTTTGCGTTACGACGTGCCATGACAATTCCACGATAATCCGCTCTTAATTTTTCGCTAATAGCAAGACCTGCAGCATCATCAGAGGCTTTATTAATACGAAAACCTGAGCTCAATTTCTCCATTGAGAGATTGTTCATGTCATTACTTGTTGTTAAGTTACGTTGTGCATTTAATGATTGAACGTTGGTTGCTATGCGAAAACCCATGAGTTAGTGCCTCCCTTAATTCGTGTACTGTTGCCCTGCCTTGGCTTGAAAAAATTTAAATTTTTTCAATTTGCAGATTGCAATTTTTTTGACAGTGTCAAATTTGCAATAACATAATCGTGACACTGCAAATTCTCTTTAGAATTTTTTTTGATGATCATGAGGGAGAAGGTTAATTTCGAATATTTATAAAATGATTTTTATTGGAATTTTAATTTTAATTTTGTAAATTATTAAATTTTTAATGAAGTCTTTTTTTTGCTTCTAAAAATTCAATCTTGAATTTCTCTACTAATTTGGCACAAGTTAAAATGTCTTTAATTTCTGAAACAATTTGACCCACTTCAAGCTCTCCTTCTTGTAAATTTCCATGCAGCATTCCTTCCTTGGCTCTGCCTTTGCCAAGAAGTTCTTCCAGTTCTTCTTTATTCGCGCAACGTTCTTCGGCAAGGGCAACTGTTTTGGCAAATTCATTTTCAAGCAAACGAACGGGAACAAGTTTTTTCATTCTAAGAAATGTAGAATTAAAACGAGCCTGGCACATGGCATGTTTAAAATTGATATGCGCCGAACTCTCTATAGTTGAGGCAAAGGCAGTTCCAATTTGAACACCTTCAGCTCCTAGGGCAAGAGCCGCTAAAATAGCTTGTCCTGATC is a window encoding:
- a CDS encoding flagellin, translating into MGFRIATNVQSLNAQRNLTTSNDMNNLSMEKLSSGFRINKASDDAAGLAISEKLRADYRGIVMARRNANDGVSLIQTAEGGLSEIGNILTRLRELSIQGASDTIGNTERGFLNKEFSQLKDEINRISKTTEFNGTLLLVGNQDNIDDEIKKRSNPFPLEIQVGKNYFESADSQDNINPTNVIRIDFSSVDASVDEDGLNLGTSEEDDKSSVITKENSQKSISVIDDAITKVSSFRSTMGAIQSRLNSTITQLSIQAENNAATNSRIRDTDFAEETAKLAQSNILKQSGVSVLSQSNQIPALALRLLG